In a genomic window of Aggregatimonas sangjinii:
- a CDS encoding P-loop NTPase fold protein, whose amino-acid sequence MNIKHSEIEINSENPFANCKLDRQKYAQVLTDIIDSYADGFVLAINNKWGTGKTTFVKMWEQELKNKKYQTVYFNAWENDFENNPLTALMGELKTLTTQVTEREFKLTLKKAATLTKHIAPIVAQTVAERYINTEGIKDAIVGVTKGLSDVFENDVNEYSKKKKGISEFRESLSKFIADTNKGKPVVFIIDELDRCRPNYAVSILEQIKHFFSVPNIVFVLSIDKKQLGNAIRGVYGSDKIDADEYLRRFIDIEYSIPEPESDLFYNYLYDYFGFDEFLNSPERIEHSELQQDKERFLLICKLLFTNSAIPLRQQEKIFALARISLRTFNENSYVVPSIYLFLIFLKVVHSEFYENLEHKQLTMPQLQESFLKTIKHNKNENTERELMWLEAYLLLYYNNYLTPRYYRKKIYERDTETGKNKLLITSVINKNEEIKFLKIFEHMDYLGNMGDLNLGYFFSKINLLQKLHI is encoded by the coding sequence ATGAATATTAAGCATTCAGAAATCGAAATTAATTCTGAAAATCCCTTTGCAAACTGCAAACTTGATAGACAAAAATATGCGCAAGTTCTAACAGACATCATCGATTCTTATGCTGATGGGTTTGTATTAGCTATTAACAATAAATGGGGTACAGGAAAAACCACCTTTGTGAAAATGTGGGAGCAAGAGTTAAAGAATAAGAAATATCAAACTGTATATTTCAATGCTTGGGAGAACGATTTTGAAAATAATCCCTTAACAGCATTAATGGGAGAGCTTAAAACCTTAACTACCCAAGTTACTGAAAGGGAATTCAAATTAACTTTAAAAAAGGCCGCAACTCTAACCAAACATATTGCTCCTATAGTTGCGCAAACTGTCGCAGAACGTTACATTAATACAGAAGGCATAAAAGATGCTATTGTTGGAGTTACTAAAGGTTTATCTGACGTTTTCGAAAATGACGTTAACGAATACTCAAAGAAAAAAAAAGGAATATCAGAATTTCGCGAAAGTCTATCTAAATTTATCGCCGATACTAATAAAGGCAAACCAGTAGTGTTTATTATTGACGAGCTTGATCGTTGTAGACCAAATTATGCAGTATCCATTTTGGAGCAAATAAAACACTTCTTCTCAGTGCCAAACATTGTTTTTGTTCTATCAATTGACAAAAAACAGCTCGGAAATGCAATTCGTGGAGTTTACGGCAGTGATAAGATTGATGCTGACGAATATTTAAGGAGATTCATCGATATTGAATATTCAATTCCTGAACCTGAAAGCGATTTGTTTTATAATTACTTATATGATTATTTCGGATTTGACGAATTTTTAAACTCGCCGGAGAGAATAGAACATAGTGAACTACAACAAGACAAAGAACGTTTTCTACTAATTTGCAAGCTGCTTTTTACGAACTCAGCAATTCCCTTGAGACAACAGGAAAAAATCTTTGCCCTAGCTCGAATTTCACTTAGAACCTTTAATGAAAATAGCTATGTTGTCCCGTCAATATATCTTTTTCTAATTTTCTTAAAAGTTGTTCATTCAGAATTTTATGAAAATCTTGAACACAAACAATTAACAATGCCACAGCTTCAAGAAAGTTTTCTTAAAACAATTAAACATAATAAAAACGAAAATACAGAAAGAGAATTAATGTGGCTCGAGGCTTACTTATTATTATATTACAACAACTACCTGACTCCACGATATTATCGCAAAAAAATATATGAAAGAGATACCGAGACTGGCAAGAATAAATTATTAATTACCTCCGTAATTAACAAAAATGAAGAAATTAAGTTTCTGAAAATTTTTGAACACATGGACTATCTTGGAAATATGGGCGATTTAAACTTAGGGTATTTTTTTTCCAAAATTAACCTTCTACAAAAATTACACATATAA
- a CDS encoding REP-associated tyrosine transposase, whose amino-acid sequence MSRKYKFHNPTAPYFVSFATVNWIDVFTREVYLKILVDSIAYCRKHKGMELFAYCFMPSHIHFIFRDSSEDPTGLLRDFKKHTAKKVLEAIETNQQESRKEWLLWMFERAGKKKGNTSRYQFWQHHNKPIELWSTAVIKQKLNYIHNNPVAAGFVTEPTQWKYSSARNIAEQDSAFEIDAIGFLQ is encoded by the coding sequence ATGAGCAGAAAATATAAATTCCACAATCCCACAGCTCCGTACTTCGTTTCGTTTGCCACCGTGAATTGGATCGATGTATTTACAAGGGAGGTTTATCTGAAGATTTTAGTTGATAGCATAGCCTATTGTCGAAAACATAAAGGAATGGAACTCTTCGCTTATTGTTTTATGCCCAGCCATATACACTTTATTTTTCGAGATTCCAGTGAAGACCCGACCGGTTTACTGCGTGATTTCAAGAAACATACGGCTAAGAAAGTATTGGAGGCTATTGAAACCAATCAACAGGAAAGCAGAAAAGAATGGTTGCTTTGGATGTTTGAACGAGCCGGGAAGAAAAAAGGAAACACGTCACGATATCAATTTTGGCAACATCATAACAAACCCATAGAACTTTGGAGCACAGCGGTTATAAAACAGAAATTGAATTACATACATAATAATCCCGTAGCAGCCGGTTTCGTGACAGAACCTACACAATGGAAATATAGTAGTGCAAGGAACATTGCCGAACAAGACTCTGCTTTTGAGATTGATGCTATTGGGTTTTTGCAATAG
- a CDS encoding tetratricopeptide repeat protein: MMKRTGLIVCTMFALINTYAQTAEDFYNQGMKKAYSGELEAAIALLDKSIELNADEYVAWYNRGMAKAMLRREKEAIEDFNRTIALYPGYKKVYLNRGTSRKHLTDYDGAMADYNKAIELDSSYVDAYYNRGLLYELLDKKEVACLDFNKSLELGSYKAQKKVDQCNDTTLPATHSILRLTEKSTDETYGFTPENPIKSGTGPNGGPANQRAYLNLLRDALGNPIAYERVGNCCSYKSENGLLGLATLDKYRITYKNDKGEQKETIVYLSFYDFETPEILVGFNTIN, translated from the coding sequence ATGATGAAGAGAACTGGATTAATTGTTTGTACAATGTTCGCCCTAATCAATACATACGCCCAAACTGCGGAAGATTTCTACAATCAAGGAATGAAAAAAGCATATTCAGGCGAACTGGAGGCCGCAATCGCTCTTCTGGACAAGTCAATAGAACTTAACGCGGATGAATATGTAGCTTGGTACAACAGAGGAATGGCCAAAGCTATGTTAAGAAGAGAAAAAGAAGCTATTGAGGATTTCAACAGGACCATAGCGCTTTATCCAGGATATAAAAAAGTTTACCTTAATAGAGGGACTTCGAGAAAACATTTGACGGACTACGATGGGGCAATGGCCGACTATAATAAAGCAATTGAATTGGATAGCAGTTATGTTGATGCATATTATAATAGGGGCTTGCTCTATGAATTGCTCGATAAAAAAGAGGTTGCCTGTCTGGACTTCAACAAATCTCTTGAGCTCGGATCCTACAAAGCTCAAAAGAAGGTCGATCAATGTAATGACACAACTTTACCTGCAACCCATTCAATACTTCGGTTGACTGAGAAATCGACCGATGAAACCTATGGATTCACTCCCGAGAATCCCATTAAATCCGGAACGGGACCAAATGGCGGACCCGCTAACCAAAGGGCTTACTTGAATTTGTTGCGGGATGCTCTAGGAAATCCGATTGCCTATGAAAGGGTTGGAAATTGCTGTTCATACAAATCAGAGAACGGTCTCCTTGGTCTGGCGACTTTAGACAAATACCGTATCACTTATAAAAACGACAAAGGGGAACAGAAAGAAACCATCGTATATCTTTCATTCTACGATTTTGAAACGCCCGAGATCTTGGTAGGTTTTAACACGATCAACTAA
- a CDS encoding MerR family transcriptional regulator, translating to MKIGELSKKTGVSRDTIRFYESRGMLTEVSRPFEWNNYKDYGEQNVKRIQIIKYLQRFSFTLKECKELLDQKDANPNQCVDKNKAFKKKLAIIEKQIKELQETRDALIQLVDN from the coding sequence ATGAAGATTGGGGAATTATCCAAGAAAACAGGAGTTTCAAGGGATACAATTCGATTTTACGAGAGTCGAGGGATGTTGACGGAAGTCAGTCGACCCTTTGAGTGGAACAATTACAAGGACTATGGCGAACAGAATGTCAAACGAATACAAATCATAAAGTATCTGCAACGATTTTCATTTACATTGAAGGAGTGTAAGGAACTGCTTGACCAAAAGGATGCAAATCCCAACCAGTGCGTGGACAAAAATAAGGCGTTCAAGAAAAAGCTGGCAATAATCGAAAAGCAAATAAAGGAATTACAAGAAACAAGGGATGCGCTAATTCAACTGGTCGATAACTGA
- a CDS encoding DinB family protein — protein MKEALLVLFERDLNKVKTELEAYTDEALLWEVTDTVKNSGGNLCLHLIGNLKTYIGQGLAQEPYVRQRELEFSAKDVPRTTLLQELDETIAVVKKGIHQLDEEQLQDNFPIKITAEETGMVVTLLHLYGHLTYHLGQLHYHRRFFDR, from the coding sequence ATGAAAGAAGCACTGTTAGTATTATTTGAACGGGACCTCAACAAGGTAAAAACGGAACTAGAAGCCTATACGGATGAAGCCCTTCTTTGGGAAGTGACCGATACCGTCAAAAATTCGGGCGGTAACTTATGCCTGCACCTTATCGGAAACCTAAAAACCTATATCGGCCAAGGTTTAGCCCAGGAGCCATATGTTCGGCAACGGGAACTTGAGTTTTCGGCCAAAGATGTGCCCCGCACTACCCTACTGCAAGAACTCGACGAAACGATAGCAGTCGTAAAAAAAGGCATTCATCAACTGGATGAGGAACAGCTGCAAGATAATTTTCCGATAAAAATAACGGCCGAGGAAACGGGAATGGTGGTTACCCTACTCCACTTATACGGGCACTTGACCTATCATCTAGGACAATTGCATTACCACCGAAGATTTTTTGATCGGTAG
- a CDS encoding helix-turn-helix domain-containing protein produces the protein MKKKLTITDQNPHAVVISMGDELGVEYTEHKDEVAIELPPDFGSGYVKSYSFQNGFGVILTKYTLKKDFHFELQKEMVHPLKLIFNVGDTFFHKLANEKSFTEVHFSEVIIVASTPTNNHKFMIPAKQGSDLFSIEINRKLFENRIIDFSDELDMELSGLFRDANGVMPFSYKGQFSYDIGVMIEEFKNCQLKGMNKSLYLESKAYEIFSSFLEQYLDDTKLPDKRSIFRQNQTRFIKQTAEYIKNNLENLPTVQGLSAKFGLSTNILQNGFRSIYGMSVNEFIQNERLLLAKKLLGESEYSISEITYKIGLNSKSYLSKIFLERYAMTPTEFRSSKQRKDQGSKYS, from the coding sequence ATGAAGAAAAAGTTAACCATAACAGACCAAAATCCGCACGCAGTTGTTATATCGATGGGTGACGAGCTTGGTGTGGAATATACTGAACATAAAGACGAGGTGGCCATCGAGCTTCCACCCGACTTCGGGTCTGGCTACGTAAAGTCTTATTCCTTCCAAAATGGCTTTGGTGTCATTCTTACAAAATACACCTTAAAGAAAGATTTCCATTTTGAATTGCAAAAGGAAATGGTACACCCTTTAAAGTTAATTTTTAATGTGGGCGATACCTTCTTTCATAAGTTGGCGAATGAAAAATCTTTTACAGAGGTGCATTTTTCGGAAGTAATCATCGTCGCAAGTACCCCGACGAATAATCATAAATTTATGATTCCGGCGAAGCAAGGTTCCGATTTGTTTTCGATTGAAATCAACCGAAAATTGTTCGAAAATCGAATCATTGATTTTAGTGATGAGCTTGACATGGAACTGTCCGGATTATTTCGCGATGCAAATGGTGTGATGCCATTTTCTTATAAAGGCCAATTCAGCTACGATATCGGGGTAATGATCGAAGAGTTCAAAAATTGTCAGCTGAAGGGAATGAACAAGTCTTTATATCTCGAGAGTAAGGCTTACGAGATATTTTCAAGCTTTTTGGAACAATACCTCGATGATACTAAACTACCCGACAAACGCAGTATTTTTCGACAAAACCAAACTAGATTTATCAAGCAAACGGCGGAATACATTAAAAACAATCTGGAAAACCTCCCCACCGTTCAAGGGCTTTCCGCAAAGTTTGGCCTTAGCACCAATATACTACAGAATGGGTTCCGGTCGATTTACGGAATGTCGGTAAATGAGTTCATCCAGAACGAACGATTGTTGCTCGCGAAGAAATTACTCGGAGAATCGGAATATTCGATTTCCGAAATAACATATAAAATCGGGCTGAATTCAAAAAGTTATCTCTCAAAGATTTTCTTGGAACGTTACGCGATGACCCCAACTGAATTTCGTTCAAGCAAGCAGCGAAAAGATCAAGGGAGCAAATATTCCTAA
- a CDS encoding RNA polymerase sigma factor encodes MNTKDFENQILSLADRVYPMVRRMLLEDTASEDAVQDIMMKLWKRRKKLENHPNIPGFVFLTARNHCLDLLKKKKPNLDATEYQLRLLVSDNNSNEVEWKELNTIIASILKELPEQQAEVLQMRDIDGFEFAEIATALNLKIPYVRVLASRARKQVGIRLKEIYSYEKQKT; translated from the coding sequence ATGAACACAAAAGACTTTGAGAATCAGATACTATCACTTGCCGATCGGGTATATCCTATGGTGCGGCGAATGCTCTTAGAGGACACAGCTTCCGAAGATGCGGTTCAGGATATCATGATGAAGCTTTGGAAACGACGAAAGAAACTGGAAAACCATCCGAATATTCCTGGTTTTGTATTCTTAACGGCACGTAATCATTGTTTGGACCTCCTAAAAAAGAAAAAACCGAATCTGGATGCTACCGAATACCAATTGCGGCTCCTCGTTTCAGACAACAATTCGAACGAGGTGGAATGGAAAGAACTGAATACCATCATCGCTAGCATTTTAAAAGAATTACCGGAGCAACAGGCCGAGGTTCTGCAGATGCGGGATATCGATGGTTTCGAGTTCGCGGAAATAGCCACCGCCCTCAATCTAAAAATTCCGTATGTTCGGGTGTTGGCCTCTAGGGCGCGAAAACAAGTAGGCATCCGATTAAAAGAAATATACAGCTATGAAAAGCAAAAAACTTGA
- a CDS encoding Crp/Fnr family transcriptional regulator, translated as MENELVAYISSHVHLSEELKKVVVESSDIQTFQKGTVLLDENSIAKENFFVLKGCVRSYLIKDGEDVTLELYTEGQPVIPKNFGKEVPSRHFLECMEDCTLNVGSQEHEAKMFQKYPQFETICRIIGEVILEKQQELFTHYKITSAEDRYVHLRATRPDLLQRVPQYHIASYLGLTPQSLSRIRKRLSEKQG; from the coding sequence ATGGAGAATGAATTGGTCGCCTACATATCAAGCCATGTGCACCTATCCGAAGAGCTCAAAAAGGTAGTAGTTGAAAGTTCGGATATTCAGACTTTCCAAAAAGGTACCGTGCTGTTAGACGAAAACAGCATCGCAAAAGAGAATTTTTTTGTACTAAAAGGCTGTGTACGAAGCTACCTGATCAAGGATGGGGAAGATGTGACGCTAGAACTATACACCGAAGGGCAACCCGTCATCCCGAAAAATTTCGGTAAAGAAGTGCCTAGTAGACATTTTTTGGAATGTATGGAGGACTGCACTTTAAACGTTGGCTCCCAAGAACATGAAGCCAAAATGTTTCAAAAATACCCGCAATTCGAAACGATTTGCAGAATTATCGGGGAAGTGATTCTGGAAAAGCAACAGGAGCTGTTTACCCATTATAAAATTACCAGTGCCGAAGACCGCTATGTACATTTACGCGCCACTAGGCCGGACCTATTACAGCGTGTGCCGCAGTACCATATTGCCAGCTATCTCGGTCTTACCCCGCAATCCTTGAGTAGAATACGCAAAAGACTTTCCGAAAAACAGGGGTAA
- a CDS encoding DUF6326 family protein produces the protein MDVKIKLSTLWTVVMLNLIFADVLSIFVELVQGNTLGDIIGEVQTMMAIGAALSNIPILMIYFSRALQHRLNRFLNMGAAIITLIFVIGGGSLTPHYIICATIEVLALLLILTTAWKWVELEL, from the coding sequence ATGGATGTAAAAATCAAATTATCAACGCTGTGGACAGTGGTGATGCTCAATCTCATTTTTGCCGATGTGCTGTCCATTTTTGTGGAGCTCGTTCAAGGCAATACCCTTGGGGATATTATTGGCGAAGTGCAGACCATGATGGCCATCGGAGCGGCTTTGAGCAATATTCCTATTTTGATGATTTATTTCTCCAGGGCATTACAGCATAGGCTGAATCGTTTTCTCAATATGGGCGCTGCCATCATTACCCTAATTTTCGTAATTGGAGGTGGCAGTTTAACGCCACATTATATCATCTGTGCCACCATAGAAGTGTTGGCATTGCTTCTCATACTAACAACTGCTTGGAAATGGGTCGAACTTGAACTTTAA
- a CDS encoding Hsp20/alpha crystallin family protein encodes MSLVKRNNVVFPSLMNEIFKPDWFGGMENFNTNSPAVNIKDGEKQFELELAVPGREKSDFNIDVDNDLLTVSYEVKHEENEDTGKYTRREFSFSSFERRFTLPESIDADKIEATYENGILKFVLPKKEEALPKPKRVIELS; translated from the coding sequence ATGAGTCTAGTAAAAAGAAACAATGTAGTTTTTCCTTCATTAATGAATGAAATTTTCAAGCCTGATTGGTTCGGCGGAATGGAAAATTTTAATACCAATAGTCCTGCCGTAAACATCAAGGATGGGGAAAAGCAATTTGAACTTGAACTTGCGGTGCCAGGGAGAGAAAAGTCCGACTTCAATATCGATGTGGATAACGATCTTTTAACGGTGTCCTATGAAGTAAAGCACGAAGAGAATGAGGATACCGGTAAATATACCCGTCGGGAATTCTCTTTCAGCTCGTTCGAAAGACGTTTTACCTTGCCCGAGAGCATTGATGCGGACAAAATCGAAGCAACCTACGAAAACGGAATTTTGAAATTCGTTTTACCCAAAAAGGAAGAGGCTTTGCCAAAACCAAAAAGGGTCATAGAGTTGTCCTAA
- a CDS encoding TerB family tellurite resistance protein produces the protein MSTYKEKLSILSEMIAFAKIDKKVGEPEYNFLLGVALHLEVEREVFDSLFEKEVEHVVLKTEADRIIHFHRLVLLMNVDKKLLPIEITRIHNIGLGMGLPPSAIDQVLVLMHKYPDKIIPPKVLIDIFKAHYN, from the coding sequence ATGAGTACCTACAAAGAAAAATTAAGTATTTTATCGGAAATGATCGCGTTTGCCAAAATCGATAAGAAAGTTGGTGAACCCGAATACAATTTTCTTTTGGGCGTGGCGCTGCATTTAGAGGTAGAGCGGGAGGTGTTCGACTCCCTTTTTGAAAAAGAGGTCGAACATGTGGTCTTAAAGACCGAAGCCGATCGCATTATCCATTTTCACCGTTTGGTTCTTCTGATGAACGTTGACAAGAAATTACTTCCTATAGAGATAACACGTATTCATAATATCGGATTGGGTATGGGATTACCGCCCTCCGCTATAGACCAAGTACTGGTACTCATGCACAAATACCCGGATAAAATCATACCGCCCAAGGTGTTGATCGATATTTTCAAGGCGCACTACAATTAG
- a CDS encoding DUF1456 family protein, with protein sequence MTNNDVFKKLRVALMLRDDDIIDILKLVDFKVSKSELGALFRKEDHPNYMECGDQILRNFLNGLVIHLRGTKEHPKCPGDVLAKEGNKTKKSIPNPKKPSFKQLQRKKVDPGMPSVKFKNKPSQSRGTKKS encoded by the coding sequence ATGACCAATAACGACGTTTTTAAAAAGCTGCGCGTAGCGCTAATGTTGCGTGATGACGATATTATCGACATCCTGAAATTGGTCGATTTCAAGGTGAGTAAAAGTGAATTAGGGGCCCTGTTCAGAAAGGAAGACCATCCGAATTACATGGAGTGTGGGGACCAGATTTTGCGTAATTTTTTGAACGGGCTTGTCATACACCTCCGCGGGACCAAGGAGCATCCCAAATGTCCGGGCGATGTACTGGCAAAAGAAGGTAATAAGACCAAAAAGTCGATTCCGAATCCCAAGAAACCGAGTTTCAAACAATTGCAACGTAAAAAAGTAGATCCGGGCATGCCATCGGTTAAATTCAAGAATAAACCTTCGCAGTCACGCGGAACCAAAAAATCCTGA
- a CDS encoding lipid A deacylase LpxR family protein, with translation MRKSILWHFLVLMLPTSILCQKIDHMVSFRDMQSERYFRFNYDNDFFAAADRNYTQGYALEFVLPVLQKNPVNFLFFKPKDVTFRYGMALEHIGFTPDDYVSPSIQFEDRPFASALMLKSFVIGTDTMRRARLSQSFSMGIIGPWAFGEEMQVGIHRAIGDKIPGGWPNQIANDVVVNYRLAYEKRLFRFRNAISLQADTAVQLGTLFTNASFGMNTTIGLLDDTFGPKSGTTKFSAYLFVRPLVHVVGYDATLQGGVFNRRSPYTIATADIERFTASLEYGAILKTGTLYFEYTRASSTREFETGSSAKWGGIKIGFGF, from the coding sequence ATGCGAAAAAGTATTTTATGGCACTTCCTTGTTCTGATGTTGCCAACGAGTATCCTGTGTCAGAAAATTGACCATATGGTCTCCTTTCGGGATATGCAAAGTGAACGGTATTTCCGTTTCAACTATGACAATGATTTTTTTGCGGCGGCAGATCGGAACTACACCCAGGGATATGCTTTGGAGTTCGTGCTGCCTGTCTTACAAAAGAATCCAGTCAACTTCCTTTTCTTCAAACCCAAGGATGTGACTTTCCGATATGGTATGGCGCTGGAACATATCGGTTTTACACCTGACGATTATGTAAGCCCTAGTATTCAGTTCGAAGACCGCCCATTTGCCTCGGCGCTTATGCTTAAAAGTTTCGTAATTGGCACTGATACCATGCGTAGGGCACGGCTTTCCCAATCGTTCAGTATGGGAATCATAGGCCCATGGGCCTTCGGGGAGGAAATGCAAGTGGGTATTCATAGGGCCATAGGGGATAAAATCCCGGGAGGATGGCCCAACCAGATTGCCAACGATGTTGTTGTGAATTATCGCCTTGCCTACGAAAAGCGGTTGTTCCGTTTTCGGAATGCTATTTCGTTACAGGCGGATACCGCTGTGCAATTGGGCACGCTATTTACCAATGCTTCTTTCGGGATGAATACGACAATTGGGTTACTAGACGACACCTTCGGTCCCAAATCCGGCACCACCAAGTTCAGTGCATACCTGTTCGTACGACCGTTGGTTCATGTAGTCGGTTATGATGCCACCCTGCAAGGGGGTGTGTTCAATAGGCGAAGTCCGTATACCATAGCTACCGCAGATATTGAACGTTTTACCGCCAGTTTGGAATACGGTGCGATTCTCAAGACGGGTACGCTCTATTTTGAATATACCAGAGCGAGCAGTACGCGAGAATTCGAGACAGGGAGTTCGGCCAAGTGGGGCGGAATCAAAATAGGATTTGGATTTTAA
- the sucC gene encoding ADP-forming succinate--CoA ligase subunit beta: MNLHEYQGKEILASFGVRIQRGIVAHNPKEAVEAAKQLTEETGTGWHVIKAQVHAGGRGKGGGVKLAKNLKEVEEIAGQIIGMNLITPQTSAEGKYVSKVLVTEDVYYPGDSETDEFYMSVLLNRGTGRNMIMYSTEGGMDIEEVAENTPHLIFHEEIDPSTGLLPFQARKIAFNLGLSGTAFKEMTKFVAALYKAYEQSDSSMFEINPVLKTSDDKIMAVDAKVSIDDNALFRRKDYAAMRDLSEENPIEVEAGEVGLNYVDLDGNVGCMVNGAGLAMATMDLIKMAGGEPANFLDVGGTADAKRVEEAFRIILKDDGVKAILINIFGGIVRCDRVAQGVVDAYKNMGDAMNVPIIVRLQGTNAELAKEIIDNSGLAVHSAVQFQEAADKVKAVLA; the protein is encoded by the coding sequence ATGAACCTTCACGAATATCAAGGAAAAGAAATTTTAGCCAGTTTTGGTGTACGCATTCAACGTGGCATCGTAGCACATAACCCGAAAGAGGCTGTAGAGGCAGCCAAGCAATTGACCGAGGAAACCGGAACAGGTTGGCACGTCATCAAGGCGCAGGTACATGCCGGAGGCCGAGGTAAAGGTGGAGGGGTAAAGTTGGCTAAGAACTTGAAAGAAGTCGAAGAAATAGCCGGACAGATTATCGGGATGAACTTGATTACCCCGCAAACTTCCGCTGAGGGCAAGTATGTAAGCAAAGTTTTGGTTACCGAAGATGTATATTATCCCGGCGACAGCGAAACGGACGAATTTTATATGTCCGTTTTATTGAACAGAGGAACAGGTCGCAATATGATCATGTATTCTACGGAAGGGGGAATGGACATCGAGGAAGTTGCCGAAAATACGCCACACTTGATCTTTCATGAAGAAATTGACCCTTCAACGGGATTACTGCCATTTCAGGCGCGGAAAATCGCTTTTAATCTTGGGCTATCGGGAACAGCGTTCAAAGAGATGACCAAATTCGTCGCCGCATTGTATAAAGCCTACGAGCAGAGCGATTCCAGCATGTTCGAAATCAATCCGGTGCTGAAGACTTCCGATGACAAAATTATGGCCGTTGATGCCAAAGTATCCATAGATGACAACGCCCTTTTCCGTAGAAAGGATTATGCCGCGATGCGCGATTTAAGCGAAGAGAATCCCATTGAAGTCGAGGCGGGTGAAGTCGGTCTGAACTATGTAGATCTAGATGGTAACGTGGGCTGTATGGTAAATGGTGCAGGCCTTGCAATGGCTACGATGGACTTAATCAAAATGGCAGGAGGAGAGCCGGCCAACTTTTTGGATGTCGGTGGAACTGCCGATGCCAAAAGGGTAGAAGAGGCTTTTCGGATTATCCTAAAGGATGATGGGGTAAAAGCCATATTGATCAATATTTTCGGAGGAATCGTAAGATGTGATCGTGTTGCACAAGGTGTTGTTGACGCCTACAAGAATATGGGGGATGCGATGAACGTACCCATTATCGTGCGTCTTCAAGGAACCAACGCGGAACTGGCCAAAGAAATTATCGATAATTCGGGCTTGGCGGTGCATTCGGCCGTACAATTCCAGGAAGCTGCCGACAAGGTGAAGGCGGTTTTGGCATAG
- a CDS encoding LON peptidase substrate-binding domain-containing protein, whose protein sequence is MTLPFFPLQSIFFPGETVPLHIFEERYKQLIRDCRKEALTFGIPVYINNGIAYGTEVQLVEVVTTYESGEMDVVCVARQVFKVETFENQLDGKLYAGGKVTFLENIYDADDETKKKVLAGIEELYHMMEVPFTDIPLDKFHSFVLIHKMGLSMEQEYELLLMTRESERLAYILEHLRSTMVVLKEVDRTKKTIELNGHFKNFDPLDFKGLDIG, encoded by the coding sequence ATGACCTTACCTTTTTTTCCGTTGCAATCTATTTTTTTTCCAGGGGAAACAGTTCCCTTGCACATCTTTGAGGAGCGGTATAAACAGCTCATTCGCGATTGTAGGAAGGAGGCACTTACCTTTGGTATTCCAGTGTACATCAACAATGGAATTGCCTATGGCACCGAAGTACAGCTGGTAGAGGTGGTTACCACATACGAAAGTGGTGAAATGGATGTCGTCTGCGTCGCCCGACAGGTATTCAAAGTCGAAACTTTTGAAAATCAATTGGATGGAAAATTGTACGCCGGTGGCAAAGTAACTTTTTTGGAAAACATTTACGATGCCGATGACGAGACCAAGAAAAAGGTATTGGCGGGTATCGAGGAACTCTACCATATGATGGAAGTGCCTTTTACGGATATTCCGCTGGATAAATTCCACAGTTTTGTATTGATCCATAAAATGGGTCTCTCTATGGAACAGGAGTATGAATTACTATTAATGACTAGGGAAAGTGAGCGCTTAGCCTATATTTTGGAACACCTCAGAAGCACCATGGTTGTATTGAAAGAGGTAGACCGCACCAAAAAGACCATTGAACTCAACGGCCATTTCAAAAATTTTGACCCCTTGGATTTCAAGGGTCTTGATATTGGCTGA